In Camelina sativa cultivar DH55 chromosome 13, Cs, whole genome shotgun sequence, the genomic window ttatttagattcaacataaaacggaaaatttgtttcaacgaacaatgatttgttagttattgatgtagagacaaatatataaagttcaaaagacatgacttttaaatagacacacctattagaacgaaaaattgtgataaaagatatgaataaaatatagtgaaaacacacaattctacaatgaacagatacaactgtttgagtttaaaaaaaacaaataaaaacaattttttttcaaaaaaatactaCGAAAAATTGCAAGTGTTgttcgcatttattcagattgttattattatttttaaatattaaattatttttaaagaaatgtTATGATAAATAGACGCAAATGTAAATTCtttattaagttgtattaaatttctctattgctataaccATTTCTAAAGTTtttgttagattatagaataacgatgaatattagatattaatattcaattatttagattcaacataaaatggaaaatttgtttcaatgaaCTTGTTCGTTAttaatgaagagacaaatataaagagagttcaaacgacatgactatttaaatagacacaccaaatagacacacctattagaatgaaaaattgtgatgaaaaatataaataaaatatagtgaaaagacacaactctacgaacagatacaactgtttcaatttttttttcaaaaaaaacaaataaaaacaaaattttacgaaaaggtactacgaaaaatcgcaaaTATTGTGTCTGCACTGGAttatatttataactaataacccatataaacaacttttaaatagaagacatctttattaccatattgaaaagacaaattcaaaaactcactatataatccatctaactcttggaaaagaAACTccaggtattttcattaaatttttatatttaaaattaactaaaagttgtaaattagatttatcattccaaaaatcttttgttaaatcaaaattggaggaatttctttacttttaaaacaatgaatgctagagaataatttagaaagctgtaaaaactaTTGAGATTGAAAGtttatactccctccatttcataatatagaatgtctagagaagtatttttgtttcatcatataagatgttttcacatataatatgttttcacatttctatgcaacttttagattaatttcatattttatgattggttcaactttttaaaaatagttgtttcttaatatgtgtgttttagctaaaacatcttatattttgaaacaaaaggATTGTTATTTTctgtcatgacaaaaaaatgaaaacagttcaaatagacaaatatatatagattttaaaagatatgaatattcgaataaatacaactctacaatgaacagttgcaacttgacaaaaatatcattacaaTGAAtaatcgcaactttttgtaaaacacaaaatttaatttttttacagatttttttggaaaattatccaaaaggtacgattgaaaaaacacaacttttggtggcatttcttcggattgctattatattcatcattccaaatttttttgttaaatcaagaattagatgaatttcttgacttttaaaagaatgaatgctataAAGTAATTTAGAAACATTTATAAAccattgagattgaaattttagttgattttgtgtcatgacaaaaaaattgaaaacagttcaaacagtcAAATGTTCCAATAAtcacaactttacagtgaacagttgtaacttttcataaataattgttttaatgatccatcacgacttttcgaaaaatattcaaaaggtacgattgaaaaaacacaattgatagtcatatttttttgaattgttattatatatagattttgctGGAGATATTTGTCTCCGACGTTTGGTAAATTTGTTGAGATAGTCTTCCatgttgaaatttttgtaactttttttttttttggggtcactGGTAATTTTGGTTAAAACTGTGGATTTGGACATTACGTTTTGGTATACCTACCTATAAAAGAACGTTCAAGTCGGAATAATTGACATAGTTCGGATCCGATCGTTTTCATAGGTTAAGTCTGAACTATATTTACTTTTGACATGCCATATATAATTGGGTTTCAACAACTGTTTTTAGTGGAATGTACTAAGCAAAATGGTCATTGTTAAGTGGTTTCTTTATCTCAAAGTTCATCAGATTGTATCACAAtcccaaaaaataaaagttacgACGAATCAAAAATTAAGACAATAATGTTGAcgaatgttttttttgcatttgttgATATATTACTGTTTATGaaacataaataagaaaatgatttatgaaatatttttgcaTATCGTTCTGAAATAACATGAAGTTCCGTTTTATACCAACCGGCAACATGAGACTTTAATCTGATTCAAAAGTATATCCAAAAagtcaagaaaagaagaaaaaaagaaagccaaATTGACTAAGCTAAAAACTCTATACTTTGAATAAATAGACTTTTGTTTTATGCAGTGccatgttaatttttttcttgcatGGAGTCATTTATATCCACTATTGTATATTACGCTTTAAAAGTGTGCGTCGCCTTTTCTGTTCATTAAAATCGGAATATtgaatttgattaaataaatatgatacgtaaattctaaaaatagttGAGATAAAGTTAGTTGGTGTTGGGTGCATCGCATGTGGAAGGAGACATGAGTCCAACTGCAATGGCGTTAAGATTCGAATGTACATATTTTACGCATTTAAAATGTCGTTTAATAATGTAGTGGAAAGAATTGTATTTTTGTACTCAAGcatatattattggtttaaatacaaaataatacaacaacaatacaaactACTTAActgaaattttgattatttttctatcGCAGTTATTTACGTAGTATTGTAGTTATcgaaaataaatagaaaatacatattttacgTATTTACGATGTTTAATGTAGTGGAAAGAATTGTATTTTGTACTCAAATGTTGATGGATCGATCCATATGAGTTTAAGCATTATCCAACTTATTTACTAAAATCAGATTAGTTCTCTAATAGATTTATTAGCTTTAACAGAGGCCTGGTTGAAATTGTGGAATATACTATTTGCCACATAGCACCAAATCACGAATGATTACACAATTTTTATGTCAAAACGCAACTCAAATAGAAACGCAGCCTAGTAATCCTCGAGTGTCCTGAATAGAATCGATGTTTTAAAATCGTATATGGTAATGGCGACAACACAATCTGAAGACGCATGTGGTCAGAAATAAACTTCCAAAGGCTTTAGATTCCCTATTACATCTAAACATACCAACTATAAAACTGTCGTACATGTAAACAACTACCCTCCTAAACAGACCATGGTTCATCTTGaacgcaacaacaacaacagatgcAGAAGCAGAACCTAGACAAAGACACTATAATACACAAACCCAAGTTCTCAACCTGtaaaaaacttttctttatCCTCATCATACGAATGATCGAACAAACATCCGATCCAGCGAGTTTATGCGATTATTAGACTGCAAACCGACATCACAAACACAAGCGCTACCACACCAGCTCTGAAAAGTCCTTTGTATGAACATCCCATAACTGCAATCTTCTTGAATATGAAACTGGTCTTGCTCTTTGATCTGATGAAACTACCACATCCTTTCGTTAGAGTTTCCCTTGTAGTGTCCTTCACCTGAATCTATTTTAAAGCGTAAGAAATAAGGTTAGAAAAATGTAACGCATGTGAAAGGTTcctatttcaatattttttttttaacttcttctcaCCTCTTTCTTGATACATAGGAGTTGCGTGCTGTCAGTTTCTGACTTGTGACTGTCAAGGTTAACCTGAAGACGTAACCTTCTTGGGGCATCACCTTGCATTACAAACTTCTCAGCACAACCAGGGGCTTGTGCCCGTCGTGTCCTAATCTTAATTCCTGTTTGAGATACATCACTGATCTGGTTGCATGTCCTGAGAATATTATGTGGCTCATGATGTGGGATCTGTTCTGGCTTCTGTTCCACTAACTCTTTCCTCTCTGGAAGCTCATAAGGAATCTCATTAAAAGACTCCAAGAACTTGGTCATATATTCATCCGCATCGTTTGTACCGTACTGAGACTGAATGTGATCCCCATTGTTGTTTTTGAACAGTTCGTTTGAACCAGATTGATAACCATTGACAGAGGATCCAATCTCAGATTGCAACTGAGAGTGCAACGGAGAGAACAGCTTCTGATTCAAGGAATCAAACTCCAGATATGAGAGCCAATCAATATCATCNNNNNNNNNNNNNNNNNNNNNNNNNNNNNNNNNNNNNNNNNNNNNNNNNNNNNNNNNNNNNNNNNNNNNNNNNNNNNNNNNNNNNNNNNNNNNNNNNNNNNNNNNNNNNNNNNNNNNNNNNNNNNNNNNNNNNNNNNNNNNNNNNNNNNNNNNNNNNNNNNNNNNNNNNNNNNNNNNNNNNNNNNNNNNNNNNNNNNNNNNNNNNNNNNNNNNNNNNNNNNNNNNNNNNNNNNNNNNNNNNNNNNNNNNNNNNNNNNNNNNNNNNNNNNNNNNNNNNNNNNNNNNNNNNNNNNNNNNNNNNNNNNNNNNNNNNNNNNNNNNNNNNNNNNNNNNNNNNNNNNNNNNNNNNNNNNNNNNNNNNNNNNNNNNNNNNNNNNNNNNNNNNNNNNNNNNNNNNNNNNNNNNNNNNNNNNNNNNNNNNNNNNNNNNNNNNNNNNNNNNNNNNNNNNNNNNNNNNNNNNNNNNNNNNNNNNNNNNNNNNNNNNNNNNNNNNNNNNNNNNNNNNNNNNNNNNNNNNNNNNNNNNNNNNNNNNNNNNNNNNNNNNNNNNNNNNNNNNNNNNNNNNNNNNNNNNNNNNNNNNNNNNNNNNNNNNNNNNNNNNNNNNNNNNNNNNNNNNNNNNNNNNNNNNNNNNNNNNNNNNNNNNNNNNNNNNNNNNNNNNNNNNNNNNNNNNNNNNNNNNNNNNNNNNNNNNNNNNNNNNNNNNNNNNNNNNNNNNNNNNNNNNNNNNNNNNNNNNNNNNNNNNNNNNNNNNNNNNNNNNNNNNNNNNNNNNNNNNNNNNNNNNNNNNNNNNNNNNNNNNNNNNNNNNNNNNNNNNNNNNNNNNNNNNNNNNNNNNNNNNNNNNNNNNNNNNNNNNNNNNNNNNNNNNNNNNNNNNNNNNNNNNNNNNNNNNNNNNNNNNNNNNNNNNNNNNNNNNNNNNNNNNNNNNNNNNNNNNNNNNNNNNNNNNNNNNNNNNNNNNNNNNNNNNNNNNNNNNNNNNNNNNNNNNNNNNNNNNNNNNNNNNNNNNNNNNNNNNNNNNNNNNNNNNNNNNNNNNNNNNNNNNNNNNNNNNNNNNNNNNNNNNNNNNNNNNNNNNNNNNNNNNNNNNNNNNNNNNNNNNNNNNNNNNNNNNNNNNNNNNNNNNNNNNNNNNNNNNNNNNNNNNNNNNNNNNNNNNNNNNNNNNNNNNNNNNNNNNNNNNNNNNNNNNNNNNNNNNNNNNNNNNNNNNNNNNNNNNNNNNNNNNNNNNNNNNNNNNNNNNNNNNNNNNNNNNNNNNNNNNNNNNNNNNNNNNNNNNNNNNNNNNNNNNNNNNNNNNNNNNNNNNNNNNNNNNNNNNNNNNNNNNNNNNNNNNNNNNNNNNNNNNNNNNNNNNNNNNNNNNNNNNNNNNNNNNNNNNNNNNNNNNNNNNNNNNNNNNNNNNNNNNNNNNNNNNNNNNNNNNNNNNNNNNNNNNNNNNNNNNNNNNNNNNNNNNNNNNNNNNNNNNNNNNNNNNNNNNNNNNNNNNNNNNNNNNNNNNNNNNNNNNNNNNNNNNNNNNNNNNNNNNNNNNNNNNNNNNNNNNNNNNNNNNNNNNNNNNNNNNNNNNNNNNNNNNNNNNNNNNNNNNNNNNNNNNNNNNNNNNNNNNNNNNNNNNNNNNNNNNNNNNNNNNNNNNNNNNNNNNNNNNNNNNNNNNNNNNNNNNNNNNNNNNNNNNNNNNNNNNNNNNNNNNNNNNNNNNNNNNNNNNNNNNNNNNNNNNNNNNNNNNNNNNNNNNNNNNNNNNNNNNNNNNNNNNNNNNNNNNNNNNNNNNNNNNNNNNNNNNNNNNNNNNNNNNNNNNNNNNNNNNNNNNNNNNNNNNNNNNNNNNNNNNNNNNNNNNNNNNNNNNNNNNNNNNNNNNNNNNNNNNNNNNNNNNNNNNNNNNNNNNNNNNNNNNNNNNNNNNNNNNNNNNNNNNNNNNNNNNNNNNNNNNNNNNNNNNNNNNNNNNNNNNNNNNNNNNNNNNNNNNNNNNNNNNNNNNNNNNNNNNNNNNNNNNNNNNNNNNNNNNNNNNNNNNNNNNNNNNNNNNNNNNNNNNNNNNNNNNNNNNNNNNNNNNNNNNNNNNNNNNNNNNNNNNNNNNNNNNNNNNNNNNNNNNNNNNNNNNNNNNNNNNNNNNNNNNNNNNNNNNNNNNNNNNNNNNNNNNNNNNNNNNNNNNNNNNNNNNNNNNNNNNNNNNNNNNNNNNNNNNNNNNNNNNNNNNNNNNNNNNNNNNNNNNNNNNNNNNNNNNNNNNNNNNNNNNNNNNNNNNNNNNNNNNNNNNNNNNNNNNNNNNNNNNNNNNNNNNNNNNNNNNNNNNNNNNNNNNNNNNNNNNNNNNNNNNNNNNNNNNNNNNNNNNNNNNNNNATTCCTGTTTGAGATACATCACTGATCTGGTTGCATGTCCTGAGAATATTATGTGGCTCATGATGTGGGATCTGTTCTGGCTTCTGTTCCACTAACTCTTTCCTCTCTGGAAGCTCATAAGGAATCTCATTAAAAGACTCCAAGAACTTGGTCATATATTCATCCGCATCGTTTGTACCGTACTGAGACTGAATGTGATCCCCATTGTTGTTTTTGAACAGTTCGTTTGAACCAGATTGATAACCATTGACAGAGGATCCAATCTCAGATTGCAACTGAGAGTGCAACGGAGAGAACAGCTTCTGATTCAAGGAATCAAACTCCAGATATGAGAGCCAATCAATATCATCTAGCTGCgattaaaataaagtttgtgAGTTTACAAAAGCAGTTATATACAGCCTACTGTAACGAAAAGACATGTAATTTATTCATCCTTACTCCGGTGGTTGTAGCCTCAGCGGCAGAGTTTTCGCTACGACATTCGCTGGAGACTAGAAGAGAAGACTCTGTGACATCACAAGAAGGCTTCGTGTCTTCGGTTTTAAGGCAAACAAGAGATACCTCAGACATCTCAACCTCAGATTTCATCTCGTCCACAACAGTTGGAGACGAGACCGCTGGTTCAACTTCACATGACTTAGAATCTTCTGGTGCAGCTCCGTTCACAATATCTTGCTTCTTAAACAACTTGCAAATAACAAAAGGGTTCTGCTAACCAAAACACTAATCAGAAACTCTAAAAGACCAAACACACACCAGTATATTATGTCATATAACTCAAGTTGGTTTTATACCTGTCCAGACTTAGTTCCATCAAGATCCTTCTCTGTAGCGCGGTACTCATGCATAATCCAACAGGTCCGTGTTCCCTTAGGAGCACGACCAGTGTAGAAGACTAGAGTCCTCTTAACACCTATAATCTTGGTCTTCCCTGATTTGATCTTACGGTCTTTCCCTGTAGCCTTCCAGTAACCAGCCACAGTAGCTCGATTCATCCTACTTCCACTCGGATACTTCCTGTCCAATGGACAGAAGAAGAGCCACTCTGAATCTGTCGTCTTCACCACAGAAAAATCTGCAACAtcacaaaacctaaaaacataaatctttactctgtttctctAATACTTAACTCAAATACACTGATTCCACTACCCCCAAGCTAAGCAAATATTGatcaaaactaaaccaaagtAAATCAAGATCGAATTGCTAATAATATTTAGGGAAGAACAATATTTACCAGGCAAATCCCATGGTTCCCATTTGCAGATATCGATCTCACGGATGACTCTGACGTCGTCATCGTGACCGTTGATCTTGAGCCGGAGATAGTACTTTACTAACTCTTCATCCGTTGGACTAAATCTGAACCCCACAGGTAGTGAAGCCAGCGATAATACATCCATAGGAGGTGCGTGCGACTTTGAAACTTCGAGaagagaagggaaaaaaaaaacacaaattcgAGTTTAGgtttatatctaaaatatgGATCAGAGATGCGATTCAAAAGGTATCCAGAAGAAAacttaaggaaaaaaaacccaGATTCCAGAATTTTGATCAaatatgggaaaaaaaaaaacctaaaatttggtaaagtgaagaagaagggaagGAGATGTGACACGGTTTGGTCAGCCAAGAGAGTTATCAAAAAGacatgaagagaaaaaaaaaaacagtgtgtTGTGTCTACACGCGCTACTACTGCTTCCCAGAAACTTCAAAACCACGTTTCTTACGCGTAAAgagataatatataaaatacctGTTTTAACCCTGATACTGTGGATGTAAAATAGTTATGCTAGCCTGTGGAAAGTAAGGGTTATATTAGTAAAGTGAGGTTACATGAAAGACTGATATGTCAGTTAACGAGTTATATACTGACACGTGGAAGAGGCAAAAGGAGCTTGTACGAAAATTTCACTCTTTCCTGagctgtttttttcttttttttttgggttaaccTGACTGCTTTTTAAATGTCAGTGGTTtagtaaaagaatatatataaatattttaataattggtTTACtatatgaattttgaaaattacacAAGTGACCAGTCCATTTAACTAATTGAGCTTGTCCATTTAACTAATTGAGCTTGTCCATTTAACTAATTGAGCTTGTTGTTTAAGCCCAACAAGAGAGGTattatacacacaaaaaaactcgATATACTTGTAGACTgtaatctttcaaaatatacttgtaagttgtaacctcATCAGTAGGGAAAAAGCAAAGCTAATTATGAAAGATTCAAAACAGAGACCACTTAAAACTggacagccaaaaaaaaaaaaaaaaaacaaaacaaaagggaaaatagTTGGAGTAGCGATGGATGAGTAGTCCCAAGGAATAAGACATGAACTCTCTTCATAACAAAACCAGCTTGTTGATGTTGTGCATGAGAGCAATTTGAGAAACTAGAAAAACATCGAACTACGGAAGAAAACTTCGGCTGAATGCCAAATATATTGTATGCCTCTATGTACTTGAAAACCATGTGGGAAtctcataattttctttttgagtttaTGATTTAGAAGAATATTTGTCTTCTCATGAATGGATTTGTCCGCTCTGTTTCAACACTTATTTGGAGAATCATGAGTCCAActatagttttttctttgtatacaatggtttttaattttgtgtcaAATTTGCCGTCTTCTTGAACTTTGTTGTGACTTCTTACaattgagagttttttttattggttcctCCTCCAACTGCTTTACAAACACCATATTATATATTGACatgtgtatattttaaataGATTATCAGAAACTTCaactataaagaaaaattcagtttttaGTCTCTCtgtgtatatttttgttttttggtaggaaattaGTCTCTGTATATATTAGTcttatcattttcaattttgaacagttacagaaattaaaaatatatatatcaaattttttttcaacagaATTCGTATTAAATATGTTTGACTTTTGTGGATCCTCTTTACAAATTTATAAACGGCTTTTACGGAGATCTCAAACAGTTAATGTGGTTGACCAGAATAACAATTAAAATGTGACGTCCTAGCACCACCGATCTATCTATTACTTACTGTACTTTACCGATTTCAGGGGATTTAAAACGGAGAAGAAAACTTATTTGTAACCAtaatttataatagttttgatCAAGCCCAactgaattaaaaaatatataatttaagttgtAACTGATTCTATATtctttatactttttgttttgtttttgacaacatattctttatattttttcaaggAAAAAGGTTGAAAATAAACATGGTACGGTCCAGTTTCATGTAGCTCGAATATACCAAACTGataattttaatgttaaattgaCAATTTTTATTCAATTAGCAACAGAGTGACTCTTTGACACAGGTTCAACAACCATTGAACCTGAATCGATACAACTTTAAGATTTGTATGTTtccttaattaaacaaaactctTTGACTCCCTAACCATCGTTACTTAAAAAAACTACTAAACATTCTGAGCTAAGCTTCTAATCTCTGGCTCCTCCCCATCTGCGACTCCAACGGTACATTTCATCGAGTCAAACGTTAAATCAAGGAAGTACAACGAACAAACAAGAACGCAACAAGTTATGAACATTGGGATGGGACCAAAAATCCATAGGAACAAAGGCGATGAGAAGTAGAACGCTCTTAGTCCTAGCGACCAGAAGTAGCTCCCACGGTTAACCGTTGCAGCCACATAGTCTTGGTTTATCATGAGACCACCATTACCACGACCACCTGAGGAAACAGCCATGAGCTGTTTAAATGGGACATTGATGAGGATGCTTGCATGGCTGTAATAACGAATTGATTGGACGTTTAGAAGAAACGCGACTAGGAAAC contains:
- the LOC104738150 gene encoding NAC domain-containing protein 91-like; protein product: MDVLSLASLPVGFRFSPTDEELVKYYLRLKINGHDDDVRVIREIDICKWEPWDLPDFSVVKTTDSEWLFFCPLDRKYPSGSRMNRATVAGYWKATGKDRKIKSGKTKIIGVKRTLVFYTGRAPKGTRTCWIMHEYRATEKDLDGTKSGQNPFVICKLFKKQDIVNGAAPEDSKSCEVEPAVSSPTVVDEMKSEVEMSEVSLVCLKTEDTKPSCDVTESSLLVSSECRSENSAAEATTTGLDDIDWLSYLEFDSLNQKLFSPLHSQLQSEIGSSVNGYQSGSNELFKNNNGDHIQSQYGTNDADEYMTKFLESFNEIPYELPERKELVEQKPEQIPHHEPHNILRTCNQISDVSQTGIKIRTRRAQAPGCAEKFVMQGDAPRRLRLQVNLDSHKSETDSTQLLCIKKEIQVKDTTRETLTKGCGSFIRSKSKTSFIFKKIAVMGCSYKGLFRAGVVALVFVMSCLCLGSASASVVVVAFKMNHGLFRRVVVYMYDSFIVDCVVAITIYDFKTSILFRTLEDY
- the LOC104736483 gene encoding uncharacterized protein LOC104736483, whose amino-acid sequence is MKREYLDYTLVPLGLALMVFYHLWLLYRIINRPSSTVVGLNAFNRRLWVQAMMEDSSKNGVLAVQTLRNNIMASTLLASTAIMLCSLIAVLMTSGTGERSVWFVFGDKSDQAFSLKFFAILVCFLVAFLLNVQSIRYYSHASILINVPFKQLMAVSSGGRGNGGLMINQDYVAATVNRGSYFWSLGLRAFYFSSPLFLWIFGPIPMFITCCVLVCSLYFLDLTFDSMKCTVGVADGEEPEIRSLAQNV